GCCTCATCAGCGGCGTCGTCCGGGTCACCGGCCGCCGCGGCGGCTGCCTCCTCGGCCTTGCGGCGGGCGTCCAGCTTGCGCAGGCGCCACACCATGAACGCCGGGAAGAGGCCGAACAGCGGCCACTGGAAGACGTAGCCGAGGTTCTGGAACGAGCCGCCGGCCGTGGAGAACCGCTCCCACTGCCAGTAGGCCAAGCCGCAGCACACGACCATCGCCGCCACACAGACGGCCGCTATGGCCAGACGCCGGGGAGTGATGAGGCCACGCACGCCTCAAGAGTACTGCTCCGGGGCTGGGGCTCCCCGCACAGGAGCCCGCCCCTCAAGGTAAGGGCTCCTCTACCGCGCAGGAGCCCGCCCCGACTCGATCCGACTAGGCCACGCCGTCCCGGCGTTGCCTCTGCAACCTGGCCACGCACCAGGCTGCCGCGCTACCCCGACGCAGGTGCTGGAGCACCGTCATCGGGCCGAGGCGACGACCGAGGTCGGCGGGTGTGAGCCCGGCCGCCCGGTAGTCCAGAGCGCGCTGGTCCAACGGGCTGATGCCCGCGTCCCACCACTGCTCCGCCTCGCGCAGGTCTCCCACCAGCTGCCAGTAGCTGGCGGCGGCGGCGAGCAGAGCCTCGGGCACCTCGGGCGCCCGCTTCCGCATCGCTGCCACGTACGCGGGATCCGCGGACTCGACCTTCACCAGGCCGCGGGAACCGCCGTTCGCCCGCTGCACCGGGATTCCCGGAACGGACGGCGGGGCTTCCGCGAGCCACGCGTCCTT
This is a stretch of genomic DNA from Saccharothrix ecbatanensis. It encodes these proteins:
- a CDS encoding helix-turn-helix transcriptional regulator, encoding MVEDSGVDELLRQWAAERSDDAELQEVNRIKDAWLAEAPPSVPGIPVQRANGGSRGLVKVESADPAYVAAMRKRAPEVPEALLAAAASYWQLVGDLREAEQWWDAGISPLDQRALDYRAAGLTPADLGRRLGPMTVLQHLRRGSAAAWCVARLQRQRRDGVA